The stretch of DNA GGCTCGGAGACAGCCGGGGCGAAAAGGCAGCGGCCTCGGCACGCTGGGGAAGGGGcggctgtgccctggcagctgaTGCCGGCCTGGCGCCTCCCGAGGCCGGGATGCCTCCCCGGAGCCCTGGGCTTGCGGTTGCCCCTCAGGGCTCAGTCACGCAGAAAGGCTGACTAAAGTCCGTGTCCCCCGCAACAGCGGGACAATAGAGCCACCCTTCGGGTCACAGGTCACCTCCTCGCTGATTGAGATATTCGCCACTTCCCCCCACCCTCTCTGCTGCTCGGAGGCGTGGGGGGGTTTTCAAGGGAGCGGCCGGAGGGTGCGGATGCTCTCGGCCGGGCCGGGGAGCCGAGGCCCCGCTTCCCCGGCTGCCCGCCCGCGGCTCTGCACCGTTCCTCCTGCTAATGGCTCAGCGAGGAGCAGGGGGTAGGGGAGATGAGGAGTGGGTGTTTCCCCCTTCCAGAGGGTGCCTTTCCTGGGGTCGCTCCGGTGCGTGAGCTCTCAAGGTGCAGGGAGCCGcctcagctccccagggctgtcacACCCGTTGTTCCCTACTCCTAGGTTTGCCTCGGCCCCATTTGAGCGACAGGACACAATTTATTCTGCAGCACTTGAACAGGTCCTCGTGGTTTTCCCATTCGTTTCATAGCCCGATGCATATTTCCCACGCAGCTGAAAGGTGATCTTCATTTTTGGGGGGAAACTTCTCCCCATCACCACAAAACGAGCCCTGGTCCGCAGGCGAGGTTGCTGGTGTCGGTGCCGGCCCGGCTCTCCGGGGTGCAGGATGGAGCCCGCTGGCACCTACATTTCCTCGCCGCTCAAGTCTTTCTGCCTGCCTCCGTCTGGCCTTTGATATTCCTCGCCCCCTCCCCTTGCCGAAGTTCAGACCTGTTTACTCCAGCCCGGATCTCTGAAGTTCAAATGTACATGTGCTTCCCCCTCCGCTGAGTGACAGCTACAATGGAAATGTCTCGTTCGCTCCTGGTTTGCATATAATTACACCGGAGATGCAATATGTTTATGGCAGGAGAAAAACTACTTGTCTTTACGCTTGTTAAGGATATTCATTTAACCGGGATACAGCGCGGTTTAAACGCTCTTTTGGGTGGATGGAATCTTTCCCTCGCCACCGGCTCGCAGCTCAGCGCGAGGGGACTTTTGTTGCTGTTATCCCGGGtttgttctgccttttcctAGCATCCTCGGTGTAAGGGACGAGGGAAATCCACGGAGCCACCGACCTGCCACTCCTGGAGCCGCTGCTGAAACTTCACCTGCCGCTGCCCCGCTGCGAAATCTGCCATAACGAGTCCCATAACGCATTGGGGACCGCGTTTCCCTCCTGCGTGGAGGGCCCAGACCTCGCGGTCTTCTTTCTCCCCGGCAATGCTCTCCGGGCCGTGCCCGTGGCGGGACGGGCAGCGTCAAGCCCCGGGAGTCCCCGGGCCAGGGCAGCTCCGCggggagcctggcagggaggTCCCGGCGAGCTCGGGGCACCGAGGGACCCGCGACGCTTTCCAGGGCTTTGTACATTTTCTGTTGCTCTTGAGTTCCAAAAACActcaaagggaaaacaaaacaaaacaaaacaaaggtgGGATAATGCACAGTATTTGTTCCTGACGTAAAGCAGGGGgtctttctctgcctttccctcGCGTTGGGAGCACGGAGGAAAAGGGAGCCTGGAGCCTTTTCCGGTCGCTGTTTGCACGTTTGCAATTGAGATAGATCTTAAATGGAAGAGATGCGAAGTACTCCgacttctggaaaataaattgagtTTGGCCAGAAATACCGCTgaatagaaatggaaattactGAAGTGATTAAGTAcaacattatatatatatacatatatatatacatatacatatacatacacacacatatatattctGAAAGGTCagtaagggaaaagaaatatcatAGGCTATACGGACAAtgccttaaaaaacaaacaaacaaacaaacaaacaaacaaaccaccaaaaaacccacaaacaaactATAACTCCTTTTATACAATTTTTGCTCTCCGAATTGGCAAATTCCAGTCACGAAGTGATGGGGTGTAAATAGTGACAGTATACCAGTGCGGATGCTGCCGGGTGCACACACTCAGGCAAAGTTGGCAGAGTAGAAGTGGGAAACGTATAAAAAGAGATTTATAGGTTAATTGATGTAGCCCGATCCGCAAGTGCACAGCAGCAAGGCAGGCTGTGGCCACCAAGCCCTCCCGAAACGAGGAGTCCTCGTCCAAAGCTACGATCGCTTCGTTTTGCTTCCCAATCCCAAACCCTCGGGATGTTTTTCTCGAAGCTCCGAGGTCCTGCCGTTGCCGACGcggcaagattttttttttaggcgAGCAATAACTTAGTATTTTTTTAGCTTCTGCCGCCGTGGAGCCACACTCGCTCGTTGTCTCCGAGCCGGAGGCTTTCCCAGCTCACAGGCACGCCGCCCGGTCGGGGCAGCCGCAGCCCCGCGTGGCGTGGACACCTGGGCGGGCAGCGCTGCTCGGCCACCGGCCCGGCCTCTGCGCGTCCCACCCACTGGGGACACAATGACACACGTGAGGCCTCTGCACGAGCAGGGGTCAGTCGCCCTCAGTCGCCCCAGGTCGGTGACTTCAGAGGCGCTGCCCTCCCCGGCGCTCGTCCGACGGGAATAATTGAATTTCCCACCCCCCCCgccttttatttattattttttttttcattctttctctctctctctctttttttttttttttttttaaatttttattggTCGGTTGGTTGCGGTCGAGAGAACCCAACACGTGCGGGAGATAATTAATGACCCGCCGCAGCCCTCCGGAGACAGGCAGGtagaggctgagggagcagcaagGGGAGTGCGCGGCCTggccccgccggccccggggCCGTGGGTTTGTGCCCGGGTACCCCTGGCCCCCGCTGCCCCCCGCCCGGGCTCCCGGCCGAGCCGCGGAAAGGGCTGCGATCCTGCCGGCTCTCACCGCCGCGGGCTGCAGCGACGAGAGCGACACGGCCCCGACCGCCCCCCTGGGTGTGCCGGTGGGTGTCCCCGGTGGGAGCCCCGGTGGGTGTCCCGGTGGATGCTCCGGTGGGAGCCCCGGTGGGAGCCCCGGTGGATGTCCCGGTGGGTGTCCCGGTGGGTGTCCCGGTGGGAGCCCCGGTGGGAGCCCCGGTGGGTGTCCCGGTGGATGCCCCGGTGGGTGTCCCGGTGGGTCCCCCCTAGGGCAGATCCCCGCGCTCCcgcctcctgctctgctgcgATCGTGCACCAGCGGCAGCCACGGACTCACCTTCTAACTTTAGGACTGTTCTTGGCGGCTGTGGCCTGGGAAATTTGAGTGTTTGACCGGCACCGGTGCTATCTCTCGGGGAGATTTTATATCggtggctttttttctcccctttctctctctctctctcttttttttttttttttttttttttccttcctcgCTCCCTGCAAAccttaaaataaagaagacGAAGCCTTTCCCGGGGCTGATTGGGGGGAAGAATGTGAAAGGGCCGCGGTTATAAAGCGCTGCTTGAAGGGGGCTCTCAATGCGTCTCTGAACTTGATCAGATTTTACGTTTCCTGCAGAGAGCCGGCGGCGAGACTGAGACCTGCCCAATAGCCAGACTTGGGGGCTCAGCAAACCTCAGGATATTACAATTACAGCCatctttctttctgccttttatttccACTCTTGCTCCCCATAGTTCTTTGCAAATGCTttccagaacagaaaatgaGTGGATTTATAGCGCTGTCTGCAACTGATAATTATTCCAAGGCCGAACGTTTCCCTtgcaaaataagaaagaaaagaaaagaaaagaaaagaaaagaaaagaaaagaaaagaaaagaaaagaaaagaaaagaaaagaaaagaaaagaaaagaaaagaaaNNNNNNNNNNNNNNNNNNNNNNNNNNNNNNNNNNNNNNNNNNNNNNNNNNNNNNNNNNNNNNNNNNNNNNNNNNNNNNNNNNNNNNNNNNNNNNNNNNNNNNNNNNNNNNNNNNNNNNNNNNNNNNNNNNNNNNNagaaagaaagaaagaaagaaagaaagaaagaaagaaagaaagaaagaaagaaagaaagaaagaaagaaagaaagaaagaaagaaagaaagataaaaaaaaaaaaaagaaagaaaagaaaggaaaaggaggaggaataaAGCAGCTAGGAGCCGTCGTGCCGGGCGCTGCTCGGCCGCGCTCCGCGGGTCAGCAGGGGGTGGGGGACGGAGCgagggggagaaaagggggctgggctgggccggCGGGGTGAACCCCGGCGCGGTCACCGTGCGCACCGAGGGCCCGGAGCGGGCTCTCCACGCACGCGGCGGGCGGTTCTGCCCTCGCGTTTAATCAGTAAAGAgaattaataggaaaataaaacaaatatataaaatatataccattagatatatatatgtatgcatgtatacatatacataaataaagtGTAAACATCCTCGGCTTTAGCggtttctttaaattaaattttatttttgattcaACGCGGCGGCAATTCAGCGGCTTTTCTCCTCCCCGCCGCGCCGCCTGGAGCGGGCATCCCGCGCGGCGTGGGGCGGCGCTGGCACGGCACGGAGCCGGGACACGCGTGGGGACAGCGGGCACGGAGCCGGGACACGCGTGGGGACAGCGGGCACGGAGCCGGGACACGCGTGGGGACAGCGGGCACGGAGCCGGGGACACACGCGGAGCACCGCGGGGCTCGGGCCGGGGGCACAAGCGGGGCTCGGAGCCGGGGACACAGCGGGGACACACGGGGGGACACagcggggacacggggggacacaGCGGGGACACACGGGGGGACACACGGGGGGACACAGCGGGGACACAGCGGGGACACAGCGGGGACACACGGGGGGACACAGCGGGGACACAGCGGGGACACACGGGGGGACACAGCGGGGACACACGGGGGGACACACGGGGGGACACAGCGGGGACACACGGGGGGACACAGCGGGGACACACGGGGGGACACAGCGGGGACACAGCGGGGACACACGGGGGGACACACGGGGGGACACAGCGGGGACACAGCGGGGACACAGCGGGGACACACGGGGGGACACACGNNNNNNNNNNNNNNNNNNNNNNNNNNNNNNNNNNNNNNNNNNNNNNNNNNNNNNNNNNNNNNNNNNNNNNNNNNNNNNNNNNNNNNNNNNNNNNNNNNNNNNNNNNNNNNNNNNNNNNNNNNNNNNNNNNNNNNNNNNNNNNNNNNNNNNNNNNNNNNNNNNNNNNNNNNNNNNNNNNNNNNNNNNNNNNNNNNNNNNNNNNNNNNNNNNNNNNNNNNNNNNNNNNNNNNNNNNNNNNNNNNNNNNNNNNNNNNNNNNNNNNNNNNNNNNNNNNNNNNNNNNNNNNNNNNNNNNNNNNNNNNNNNNNNNNNNNNNNNNNNNNNNNNNNNNNNNNNNNNNNNNNNNNNNNNNNNNNNNNNNNNNNNNNNNNNNNNNNNNNNNNNNNNNNNNNNNNNNNNNNNNNNNNNNNNNNNNNNNNNNNNNNNNNNNNNNGCCCGGCCCGGCGCGGGGGGCGGGTGGCTGTTTTGGGGCcggttgttttgggttttgtgttttggtttttggggttttttttttgttgtgttgtgtgttcttttttttgtgtcGGCCGGGGGGTGCTCGCCTCGCTGCCCAGCCGGGGCCGCGCCTGCCCGCAGCGGGGGGCGGGGTGGGGGTGCcttttggggtggttttgtacttttttgggggcgggcgggcgggagGAGGGGGGACGGGCGGGCTCCTGCCGCGCCGACGGCCCCGCGCCCATGACGATGCTGCTGGACGGAGGGCCGCAGTTCCCGGCGCTGGGGGTGGGCGGCTTCGCGGCGCCCCGCCACCACGACATGCCGGGTCGCGACGCCGCCGGCGGCGGAATGGGGCTGGGGCCCTTCGGGGACTCCTCGCACGCCGCCGCCTTCAAGCTGAACGCGGCCCCGCACGACCTCGCTGCCGGGCAGAGCTCAGCGTTCACGCCGCAGGCGCCGGGCTACGCCAGCGCCCTGGGccaccatcaccatcaccaccaccacgCCGGCCAGGTGCCCTCCTACGGCGGGGCCGCCGCCTTCAACTCCACCCGCGACTTTCTGTTCCGCAACCGCGGCTCCGGCATCGCGGACGCCGCCTCCGGCACAGCGCAGCACGGGCTCTTCGGCGGCTCCCCCGGCGGCTTGCACGGCCCCGGCGGCATCCCGGACACCCCGGGCTACCTGCTCTTCCCGGGGCTGCACGAGCAGAGCCCGAGCCACACGTCCCCGAACGGGCATGTGGACAACGGGCAGATGCACCTGGGGCTGCGCGGGGACCTCTTCGGGCGGCCGGATCCCTACCGGGCCGTCTCCAGCCCCCGCACGGACCCTTACGCCGGCGCCCAGTTCCACAACTACAACCACATGAATATGAATATGGGCATGAACGTGGCGgcccaccaccaccatcaccaccaccaccaccacggCCCCGGCGCTTTCTTTCGGTACATGCGCCAGCCCATCAAGCAAGAATTGTCCTGCAAGTGGCTCGACGAGAGCCAGCTTAGCCGGCCCAAGAAGAGCTGCGACAGGACTTTCAGCACCATGCACGAGCTGGTGACCCATGTCACCATGGAGCACGTCGGGGGGCCGGAACAGAACAACCACATCTGCTACTGGGACGAGTGTCCGCGGGAAGGCAAGTCCTTCAAGGCGAAATACAAACTGGTGAACCACATTCGGGTACACACGGGGGAGaagcccttcccctgccccttcCCGGGCTGCGGCAAGATCTTTGCCCGCTCCGAGAACCTCAAGATTCACAAGCGGACGCACACAGGTAAGGCCCGTGCCCGTGTGTTCCCCGGCCGGGacggggggctgcggggggctGCGGGGTCGGGCTGGTGCGCGGCGTTGCCTCCGCTCTCGGCCTCCTGAGCGCCTGAGCGGAGGGAACCATAGAAATGCTAATGAATTCTCATTTTCGGTGACTTCcgctccttttttatttttatttttaggccTGATTGGCGTCTCTTCTAATTAAATCGGCGATACTTTtgtcaaagtatttttatttgcagccCCGATTTTCCTTCAGCCCTCCTGCATGGgtggagggaagagagggagaaggcTGGAAGCAAACGTACTTTGGCTTGTATCCTCGAGTAGGTCTTGTAAAGCTGTCCGAGCCGCTGAATTTCTCGGGTCTTCTCCTTCCCCAAGCTCGCCCAGCCGCCttccctgctggagcccagcGTGGGCCTGGCGGGAGGTGAGTTAAAAGTAATAAAGGCTGATCCAAATTTATCTGACACATAACAAATCTTGTTGTGCATCTTGCCCTTCTTCATTTGTTGTGGTGCTTGTGCATCCCTAAGGTGGGGTGAGCAGGGCAGACGTTGTCCTGGGAGGAGGCGgccagggatggagaggggagCGGCCCTCCTTCATCGTCTCTAAATTTCACAGGTGAGAAGCCTTTCAAGTGCGAGTTTGAGGGCTGCGACAGGCGCTTCGCcaacagcagtgacaggaagAAACACATGCACGTCCACACCTCGGACAAGCCCTACATCTGCAAGGTGTGCGACAAATCCTACACCCACCCCAGCTCACTTAGGAAACACATGAAGGTAAATCACCCCggtgctccagccctttcctcCCTGAGCAGTGATGCTCAGTAGCTGGTGCGCCCAGGGCTCACTCCCgcagagcagggcacagccGAGCTCCGTGTTCCCGGCACGGCCCGAGCGGTGCCCGGTGtccaggctgtggctggagcacagcccgGGGAAATGGCGTAGTTTGTTTTTACGCTCCCACTGGTGCAAGCGCTGCCCTGTTTGCAGCGCGGGGCTCGGTGCGGGGAGGCTGTGCGAGGGCAGCTCGGCCTGCGGCTGCAGCCCTTCGTGCTGGGATACTGCAGCCCTTCGTGCTGGGATACTGCAGCCCTTCgtgctgggatgctgcagcccttcgtgctgggatgctgcagcccttcgtgctgggatgctgcagcccctgAGCGGGACGCTGCAGCGGAGTGTCCGGGGCCACGGCGGGCGATTGTCGCCGGGGCCGGGCGTGCGCTGCCCGCGGGCCGGGCAGGGCCGAGCCGGTGCTCCGCAGTGACCCTCCTGCGCGGGGGAACAGCCCGGCCTGGCGCAGCGGGGCGGTGGAGGCCCCGGGCTCGCTCCCATCTCTGCCTCTTGGTTTTAGGTGCACGAATCCCAGGGGTCGGActcttcccctgcagccagTTCGGGGTACGAGTCCTCCACCCCCCCTGCGGTGGGCTCCGCCGGCAGTAAGGACTCCACTAAAACTCCGCCGGCCGCCCTTCAGAGTAACCCCGGCCACAACCCTGGACTGCCCCCCAATTTTAATGAGTGGTATGTGtgaaggcagctgctgcccagccacaGACTGGACCAAATGCATTGAGAAcgatggaaaaaaaaaaaaaaaaaaggacaaaccAAGCCAACTGCAGCTCGCTCCCACGGAAATGGAGTTTCCACACCGACGACCGCATAGGGCTACACCTACTTAACTGCCAGGATCCGGAGGGGGGGatcttttattattatattataattattactatttttttgcAATCCCAGACGCTGGACTAGCCATGTCCTTTTCTCAGgattagatttctttttttttgttgtcatcTTTTTTCAGTCACAACCGTTTCTTTGATTTTCCCCCCCCTCCTTGCCTGAGTCTATCTTCCTCCAATTCCCCactattttaatattcttaatttCGTTTTTCTTTCTTTCGGTGGGATGTTGACATGAGGATGAAAATTCTCCTTCGCCTTAGTGGTGATTGTTTAAACTTACAGTCTTAAACCGTGCCAAAGTCCTGTTATGTCTTGAACTTTCCTTTCtagctctcctgctgcttctttttccactcttctttctccttctctctccaagCATTACACTTGTGAATGTATTCTCGTCTGATGGGGTCGGTCAGTATTTTTCAGGATGAGGATGTGGTGTTTATTCTACCCAGATTGTGACGTTTAGTATAACAGTTGCCTTTTTGTAATAACTCTTTTTGTAAATACATACCCATGATGCCATATTTATCGTTCGTAATTTAATTATTGATACAAAGTGCCGGGAACTGAACAATATTTATGAgggagaaaaaattgttttctaacaaaaaaatacaaacgaacaaaaaaattcaactcTGTACAGCTTTTGGTTATAACTGCTCTAGCATTAAAAGTTTATTGTTTTGGAAAGAGCCGTTTTTGACCTCCTCCGGGGCACGGGGCAGCCGCGGTCCTGTCGCGGGCCCGGTTGGCGCTGCCACCGGGGCCAGGCCGTTGTTTTCGAGCCGGCGATGCCGGGGGGAGCCTCCTCCTCGCCGCCGCTCTCCGTCCTGTCCCTTTGTCCCCGCCCTCCATCGCCAGCGGCTTCGCTCCCCCGCCAGCTTCCCGAGCGGGCCGAGGTCCGGGCAGCgccgggggcagcggggccgccCCGACGGGGAGATCCCGACGGTGAGTACCGGGCCGGGCAAGCGCGCCCGACCCGCCCGCCGACACCGGGCTGCTTCCCGGGGGGGCCCGGGGCGACCTCGCGGCGGGCAGGACTGTCTCCGTTACcgtctggtttgttttgtttttacttctgaCTAGGATGCGGAAAAGCCATCCCGTCCTCGGGAGAGGAAAGGGATCGAGATGAAACATCTCCCCCGAGCCACTTCTCGGCGTCACCCAGGAGCCCCAAGCAAGCAGAGCGGCGGTGGAAAGCGCCGCTGCTCCCCGGCGTGTGGTGCTGCACCCCGCGGCCGGGAGGCTCCGCACCCTCAGCCGGCAGAACGGACCTGCCGCCAGCCCGGGGACAGCCGGGGAGCCGCGCTGCGGCCGCCGCACCCCCGCTGAGCGGGGCAGGCCCCAGACCGGCCCGTCTTGAACTTGACTGGGGGCGCAGTGGAAGGACGGGGGGTGCCCCATCTCCTCCTGTTTGCCGCGGGGCGAGCAACCTGCGGAACCTTGCATGCTTTGAAATTTACATTTGAACAAATTTAccctctcctttccccaaaggtaggaaaaaaaaaaaaaaaaaaaaggtttctcGGGCAGAAAAAGACAGGAGAAAGGTGGATTGCAGCCTCTGCGGCTGCACacctaaaacaaacaaagtcCCCCGAGTTCCCCGCTGGCCCCTTTAAATAGTTCCTTTCGAAGTGTCCCGGCTAGCCATGGATGTCTGCTTCTCTTTTGCTGTGAAGTCTTTCTCTCGCTGTGCGCAGAGCCCGGCCCGGGGCTGGACGCGGAGCgctgcccggcccggctccgGCCCGGGCCCGAGCGGGGCCGCCCTGCACCGCGGCGGGCGAGGAGCAGCGGAGCCGCCGGCTTTTCCTCGGACACCCACCTGGGTCGTGTCTGCGTTGCTCCGGACCGCGCCAGGCTTGGAAAAGGTGCCGGTAGGCTCGGT from Parus major isolate Abel chromosome 4A, Parus_major1.1, whole genome shotgun sequence encodes:
- the ZIC3 gene encoding zinc finger protein ZIC 3; this translates as MTMLLDGGPQFPALGVGGFAAPRHHDMPGRDAAGGGMGLGPFGDSSHAAAFKLNAAPHDLAAGQSSAFTPQAPGYASALGHHHHHHHHAGQVPSYGGAAAFNSTRDFLFRNRGSGIADAASGTAQHGLFGGSPGGLHGPGGIPDTPGYLLFPGLHEQSPSHTSPNGHVDNGQMHLGLRGDLFGRPDPYRAVSSPRTDPYAGAQFHNYNHMNMNMGMNVAAHHHHHHHHHHGPGAFFRYMRQPIKQELSCKWLDESQLSRPKKSCDRTFSTMHELVTHVTMEHVGGPEQNNHICYWDECPREGKSFKAKYKLVNHIRVHTGEKPFPCPFPGCGKIFARSENLKIHKRTHTGEKPFKCEFEGCDRRFANSSDRKKHMHVHTSDKPYICKVCDKSYTHPSSLRKHMKVHESQGSDSSPAASSGYESSTPPAVGSAGSKDSTKTPPAALQSNPGHNPGLPPNFNEWYV